In Rhizobiales bacterium NRL2, a genomic segment contains:
- a CDS encoding 5-carboxymethyl-2-hydroxymuconate isomerase, with protein MKLLSYLDGVDRRFGAVTDAGVVDLTSCWPSMRAALGRASTSEIEAAAKGRAARPLAEIVFEPTVPDADKIICVGMNYRPHVAAAGRSVPEKPSLFVRFPSSVVGHGQSIVRPSVSNQYDFEGELAVIIGRRAHRVKEETALSFVGGYTCFGDHSVRDWQRHSSQATAGKNFQHSGAMGPWLVTADEIPDPAHLVLTTRLNGERMQHESVAELIFSVPFLIAYISTFAVLEPGDVITTGTPLGIGATRERPLFMKAGDQVEIEITSIGTLANTVVDEDR; from the coding sequence ATGAAATTGTTGAGCTACCTTGATGGAGTTGACCGGCGCTTTGGCGCTGTAACAGATGCAGGCGTCGTCGATTTGACGAGCTGCTGGCCCTCTATGAGGGCCGCGCTGGGAAGGGCCTCAACGAGTGAGATTGAGGCGGCGGCGAAGGGGCGAGCAGCACGACCGCTCGCGGAGATCGTATTTGAACCGACGGTTCCGGATGCCGATAAGATCATCTGCGTGGGTATGAACTACCGCCCCCACGTCGCGGCAGCAGGCCGTTCCGTTCCAGAGAAGCCTTCGCTTTTCGTGCGGTTTCCGTCGTCTGTGGTCGGCCATGGACAGTCGATCGTTCGACCCAGCGTATCGAATCAATACGACTTCGAAGGCGAACTGGCAGTCATAATCGGCCGACGCGCTCACCGCGTCAAAGAGGAGACCGCCCTGTCGTTTGTAGGGGGCTACACTTGTTTCGGGGACCATTCTGTTCGGGACTGGCAAAGACATTCTAGCCAGGCGACGGCAGGTAAGAATTTCCAACACAGCGGTGCCATGGGACCGTGGTTGGTCACTGCCGACGAGATACCGGATCCGGCTCACCTGGTACTGACAACACGCCTAAACGGGGAGCGGATGCAGCATGAGTCCGTTGCCGAGTTGATCTTTTCGGTGCCCTTCCTCATCGCCTACATCAGCACCTTTGCAGTCCTGGAGCCGGGCGACGTCATCACAACTGGCACACCGTTGGGGATTGGTGCCACGCGCGAGAGACCACTATTTATGAAAGCCGGGGACCA
- a CDS encoding integrase — protein MIQPDHPKLSIVRQCRLASISRSTYYHVPRGESAENLALMAEIDRQFLEAPFYGARQMTWHLRATGRLVNVKRVRRLMRLMGLTPIYRRPRTTIPAKGHRLYPYLLRGMMIDRPNQVWCADITYVPLAKGFLYLVAIMDWSSRKVLAWRLSNTMEAQFCIDALEEALERHGPPEIFNTDQGSQFTAWAWTQRLKDFGVRISMDGRGRCLDNIFIERLWRSLKYECVYLHAFAGGSDARRGIEAWISFYNHRRPHTAHGGATPASVYRNALSASGPSSRPDLQPAAMVA, from the coding sequence ATGATCCAGCCCGACCACCCGAAGCTGTCGATTGTCCGGCAATGCCGGCTGGCGTCGATCAGCCGTTCAACCTACTACCACGTACCCAGGGGCGAGAGCGCCGAGAACCTGGCGCTGATGGCGGAGATCGACCGCCAGTTCCTGGAGGCCCCGTTCTACGGCGCCCGGCAGATGACCTGGCATCTCCGTGCCACGGGGCGCCTTGTGAACGTGAAGCGGGTGCGCCGGCTGATGCGCCTGATGGGTCTGACGCCGATCTATCGCCGGCCACGGACGACGATCCCCGCCAAAGGCCATCGGCTTTACCCCTATCTGCTGCGCGGGATGATGATCGACCGGCCGAACCAGGTCTGGTGCGCCGACATCACCTACGTGCCGTTGGCAAAGGGCTTCCTCTATCTCGTCGCCATCATGGACTGGTCGAGCCGCAAGGTGCTGGCATGGCGGCTGTCGAACACCATGGAGGCGCAGTTCTGCATTGATGCCCTGGAGGAAGCGCTGGAACGCCACGGGCCACCGGAGATCTTCAATACCGATCAGGGGAGCCAGTTCACGGCCTGGGCCTGGACGCAGCGCCTGAAGGACTTCGGTGTGCGCATCTCGATGGACGGGCGCGGACGCTGCCTCGACAACATCTTCATCGAGCGCCTCTGGCGGTCGCTGAAGTACGAGTGCGTCTATCTGCACGCCTTCGCCGGCGGCAGCGATGCGCGCCGGGGCATCGAAGCCTGGATCAGCTTCTACAACCACCGACGACCGCACACCGCCCATGGCGGGGCGACCCCGGCTTCGGTATATCGAAATGCGCTGTCGGCCTCCGGCCCGAGCTCCCGCCCGGACCTCCAGCCGGCAGCCATGGTAGCGTGA
- a CDS encoding transposase, with amino-acid sequence MTKRKQHKPEFKARVALEALKGEQTVSELASRFGVHPTMIHQWKKALLEGASELFQRGRATSDPEADAARIKDLHAKIGELTVERDFLADGLRRLPGRSGRR; translated from the coding sequence ATGACGAAACGGAAGCAGCACAAGCCCGAGTTCAAGGCGCGGGTGGCGCTGGAGGCCCTGAAGGGCGAACAAACGGTCTCGGAACTGGCGAGCAGGTTCGGTGTCCACCCGACGATGATCCATCAATGGAAGAAGGCGCTGCTGGAGGGTGCTTCGGAGCTGTTCCAGCGCGGTCGTGCGACGTCCGACCCGGAGGCGGACGCGGCACGGATCAAGGACCTGCACGCCAAGATCGGCGAGCTGACGGTGGAACGGGATTTTTTAGCCGACGGGCTGCGTCGGCTTCCCGGCAGGAGCGGAAGGCGATGA